gcCATTGGGCCCATCTAGTCTATGCAAGCTTTCCATACAACAATCCAGTAGGTTCCATTCCTCATTCCATCCCTGTAGCGAATTCCCTTCAAGAGCCCATCCAACTTCCTTTTATAATCATTTGTCATCTCTGCTCATGGATCGCAAGTTCCAGGCTATTACACTGACTGAGTAAAAAGAGTTTTTCCTTACCTCCCTCCCCACACAAAACATTTAACCTGTAACCCATTGTCCTTGCATCATCATTGCAGGAATGGTCTTCCTTGTCTACCTTATCTAAGCCTGTAATCATCTCTGGACACCATTGTCAAAGAACTTGTCCACAGCATATCTTTTATCTTTTGTGCACCACGCAGAACAATCTCACCTTCTCTAATCTCACCTCCATTCAAGCTAAAACCTCTCACTGTAAagtcattctggtaaatctccacttCATCCTCAGAAAAATCCTGAGGTACACAAAAGAATGTTTTGTATTGTGGTCTAGTGAGAATAAAAGGAATATTATTTTTGGAAATACCATACCTGCCTGTTTGATGCTGACACTATTGTGTCAAAATTGGGAAAACTGAACCATTTTCATAAGTGGCTTCCCTCACCTTGACAAGTACAATTCTTCACTGACTGTTCAGAAAAGGATACTCTAATAACATTGTAAACATGTTTGTGCATTCTTGAAGTATTTTCTAATATCTCTTGCTTCATTAGGACAATAGCTCATGACAGATTTCGCCTTTGGAAGTTGGGTATCACTCATGTGTTAAACACTGCACACAAGATGGTTGCGTCTAGTGGATGCCAAGATTTCTATGGTACCAGTATGGATTATTATGGTATAGCTGCTCATGACGTACCAAATTTTGACATTGCTGCCTATTTCTATTCTGCAAGTGACTATATACATAAGGCACTGGATATATTGGGAGGTAAGAGACCATTCTCACATGTCAAATAGTCCTAAAAGCTGTCTTCATTCTGAATTACATTACAAAGATAAAAGATATGCTGTGGATAATGATCTTCAGTAATTCAGCTGATTAAGTTACTCGAGTCATAGAGTTCATAGAACAAAGTAAAAACAATTGACATTGATTTTGCAGTAACCAACTCTCAGAGTTTTGTCAGATGGCACCAGGAATGAAATTTGCTCATAGCCTCTTTTGTGTATCTCACTCAAAAGTAATGTGTAAATCAAACAGGGTTAACACCAACCAGGCATAGTGTCCTTGGTTGAAAACATTTCTTCTCTCAATAGTGAGCTGAATAAGCCACCCATAGATATTCTTCTCATGCCATCACCCATAGATGGACAATGAATGACCATTTAAGGGCTGCCAGAGGTATTAACCTAGTTGCTGTGAAACCAACGTGTTACCTCCTTGGTGCGATGCAGTGGTTATAAATCAAAGGCACTTAGTGCCATTAGGCTAGGGGGCACCTGCAGAGAGCTCCATTTCCTTTGGGTTTTTTGGGgtttttttacccccacactaccacctaactgcggtagtgcttatttttttcacCAGCACCTATGTTGTGTGTGcacgcaggtgtgagacacagtgaaagacacaaggtgacCATTCCCTTTGTTAATATAAGCAAATATTTAAGCAGCTGATTGGGGTTAATTGATTAATTGACTGGGTCAACTGAAGGAGGAACTGATGGGATTGGAAGGAGCTGTAAGAGTGAGTAGTTAGTAAGCTCTATCCACAAAGCAAAGTGGCCTGGGTCTCACCAACTGGCCTGGGTCCATTTGGACATTTGGCAGCAGGGGATAATTAACAAAAGAAGAAGATTGGAAACCAGGAGTTCTTTTCAGACAGAGTATCATAATTGGAGTTTCTTTTAAGAAGAATGGCTGAAACCAAATGTAAAATGATGGGATATACTTACCCAGTATGTGAAGATGAACCTTAGGATCAATGGAAAAGGAAGTGGATAAATTTACATGGGTTATATATTCTTATAAAAGAAACAAATGAGGTCTGGCCTTGCCACTGTGATTTCCTACTAGTATTCTCAGAGCTAGGGGCTCAAGAATTGGACACTGAGGAAGGTTTAGATAATCTATTAACATTTAAGGACTAAATCTATATGCAAGATGATCTGTTAAATGCATGGTCAGACGTTGATTAATTTAGATTAATATATAATCGACTATATTCAAGATTGGAAAACTTTATTTAGAGATTAACAACTAAGTGTTTTTCTTTAAATTGTTGGACTGTGCTAAGACATCAAACATTGATAGACTTAGGAATAGCTGAAGTTAGATTTCCAGAAAGAAACGCACCTTCAGGGCAGATGTCAGAAGCCTTAAAAAGATTCCCAGGAAAACATTAATTCCCAGTGTTCTTCATGTCTCTAAGGGAATTCAGCAACAACAGAAAGAACAAACAATCCAATGGTAATGGAATTGAAAGATAATCCAGGTACAGGCAGGCAACATCAATGCAAAAGGAGAATGATAAATAAAAGAAACAAGGATGGAGATACCTCTGACAGTTCTAACAGGAAACAGCAGCTGGAGAACTAAACAGACAACTGAATATCAGGAATTGCAGGGGTATGGTCAGGTGGAATGGATTGGAAAAAATGTTCCCTAGATTCTTTTAAGACCAAAGACTGAAGTAAGGTTAACAAATTTGAGAACTTTACTTACTTCAAGTTTGGGAAGAGCAACGTCCTGAAATGACTAAAAGGATTGGTGATTCCTTGTCACATCGCTGGAGTAAACCACTTTATCAGGACAGGCACAGTGTATCAAGTGTCAGGAAACAAAGttgggtcagatggtgtagaatctgtgtggatagaattgaggaatcgcaaaggtaaaaaaaaaacatagttggagttatgtacaggcctccaaatagtaGTCAGAAGTTAAGCACaaaatacaccaggagatagagaTCATGTGTTAGAAAGACAGTTACAGTGATAATGGGAGATTTCAATATTCAGGTGGACTAGGAAAATCAcattggtagtggattgcaagaaaaggaatttatgGAATGTCTACAATATGGCTTTTTAGAGCAACTTGTAGTGGAGCCCACTAggaaacaggcaatactggatttagtgatgtgcaatgaagcagacttgataatgaaacttaaggtgaaggaactctGAGGAGGctgtgatcataatatgattgaattcactctgcaatttgagagggagaatcagaggtaatggtattacatCTGTATAAatgcaactacagaggcataagggaggagctgggtagaattgactgggagaggagcctagcaggaaagacagtggaacagcaatggcaggagtttctgggagtaattcaggagacacagcagagattcatcctaaGGAAAACGAAGCATGGTACAGAggggggatgaggcaaccatggctgactagggaagtcaggatagcataaaaacaaaagagaaaacatataatgtggtgaaaggcattgggaagctttcaaagaccaatagagggcaacaaaaaatgaaataagaagggagaaaatgaaatatgaaggtaagctagccattaatataaaggaagactgctggaaaatgacacgGGAGAGCTGGTAGTGGgagcaaggaaatggctgaggaactgaataattactctACATCAGTCATCACGGTGGAAGATATGagcaatatcccaaaaattcaggagtgaggggacagagctgagtatggtggccatcacctagGAGAAGGTGCGAGAAAAACTGAACGGCCTGAAGGTAGATAAgtcatctggaccagatggactacaccccagagttctaagagagttagctgaagagatagtggaggcgttagcgatgatctttcaggaatccctagaatcagggagggtctcagaggactggaaaatcactaacatAACACCCCGGTTAAAAGGGGAGTAATgcaaaaatggaaaattacagattgATTAGCCTAACCCCGGTTGtgagtaagatcctggaatctatTGTGACGGATGAGATTTCCgaatacttggaagtatatggtaaaatagggcaaagtcagcatggtttcatcaaggggagatcatgcctgtcAAAACTGCTgggattctttgaggaagtaacaagcaggttagaccaaggggagccaatggatgtcacctacctggacttcaagaaggcctttgactaGATGCTGCACatgaggctactgagtaagattaggacccatggtgtcagagataaggtgctagcatggatagaagtttggctgtctggcagaaagcagagagtggggataaaagggtccttctcaggatggcagctgatgACATGTGATGTTCTGCaaagctcagtgttgggaccatatcttttcactttatacattaacaatctagatgaaggaacagagaccattctggctaagtttgcagatgatacaaagctaggtAAAGGACCAGTTAgcatgagaaggtggggggaggctgcagaaggatttgtacaggttaggagagcaggcaaagaagtggcagatggaatacaatgtagaaaagagtgaggtcatgcactttggtaggaagaatagaagcattgactattttctaaatggggagaaatttCAGTGGTCTGAaatgcaaagggacttaggaggttctagtccaggattctctcaaagtaaacttgcagattgagtcaatagttaggaaggcaaatgtaataatGATATTAATTTTgacaggacttgaatataaaagcagaggtGTCCTTCTGAGGCTCAATAATGCTCTGATCAGATCACATGGAGTAttggaagggaggagtcagagatggatcaGATGGAAGTCCATTTCATCTGGTAATCTCTATACTGCTTGCTTCTACCTCCTTccgaaaatccacaaacaggactgccCCAGTAGACCCATCATTTCTGCCTGCCCCTGCCCCAGAACTTATCTCTTCCTACCTTGACATGGTCTTTTCTCCCCTGATCCAGTCCCTGCCTACTTACACCTGCGATTCCACTGATGCTTTACgccagtttcagaatttccagtgtGCAGGCTGCAGCCACCTCCTTTTAACAATCCCTTTACACATCCATCCCCATCAAAATGGTCTAAAGGCTCTCCAATTCTTCCTGGAACAAAGGCCTAAACTGTCCCAGCCTACCACTACCCTCTTCCTCCTGGCTGAGTTCATCCTCATCCTCAACaacttttcttttatctcttctcattttcttcagggcagagggttggccgtggggaccctagttatgcctgtctctttgtgggctACATGGAACGTTACTTGTTCCAGTCCTATCCCAGCCCCCACtcacaactctttctccgataTATTGATGATACCattggtgctgcttccctctcttaTCCAGAATTGAAAAGGTTCATCAATTTCGCTTCCAATTTTCACCtcaccctcactttcacctggtccatctctgacttttcccttcccttcctcgacatctctaTTTCTATTTCTGGGCATAGACTGGCCATTAATATCCACCATAAACCCACTGAGTCCCACACTTACCTAAACTATACATTCTCACACCTGCTTCCTGTATAGACTCTATTCTCCTAGTTCCTCCGTCTCCATTGCATATGTTCCAATGAGGCCACCTTCAACAAGGGAACCTCTGAAAtgcccaccttcttcctcaattgAGCGTTCCCCAGCACCgttgttgacagggccctcaaccaggtctgactGATCTCCTGGCCTCACCCCTTCTCATCCTTCCTGCAACAGCACTAGGGtgccccttgtccttacctaccatcccaccagcatccacatccagaagatcattagccaccatttccacTACCTCCAGCAAGATACcgccaccagacacatattctccTATCCTACCTTGTCCaccttctgcagagaccattccctccagggCACcttggtccactcttccttcactcccaacacaccCCACAGCCCCATGGCACCTCCCCCTGCAATCACTGACAGTGTAAAACCTGCCCATTTACTTTTCCTCTCCTCCATGTCCAAGGGCCCAaatataccttccaggtgaagcagcactttacctgcatttctcataatctagtctactgcatttgctgctcacaatgtggtctccactacattggggaaTCTAAGTGTcaactgggtgaccacttcacagaacatctatgttctgtctgcaaaaatgaccttgagcttccagttacctgccacttcaacacaccaccctgttccctgaggGTGATTTAAGAAATAGATAAGACTGAGTAGTGAATAAACTTTATCTACCAAAACAGCTgccttggtttctctctctcctgcaggCCTGGATACATGTTGACATTGCAGCAGATCCATCTGAACCCTTTTGCTTGTGAGCTCCACACCACAAACCCCGCCCCCCGACCCCAGTATTTCAAAAGAGCTGCCAGTCCCTGACTAACTGGTGACCCTCAGTAGGTAAGACTTTCACCCCCAAGGGGGTGCCTTCCACTGCTTAATTGTCTGTAGTTTGGTGAACCTTCCCAAATAGAGACAGTGTGAGTCTCCAGCTGGCATGCAAAATCCTGAACATCTCAACAAGATTCCGCCTGCTATTTAGTTTTTTTGGAGTTTATTTCAAGCTACAAAAGCTAATATTAACAAATGTATTTTAATTTTAACAGGAGCTTTGTTAATCTCAGCAGACTCTGTTTTGATTCAATGAACAGAAAGAAATGTATAAACTTCACAAAAGATCAAGTAATACACTCACAACTAATTAATCAAAGCTGCATAATTCtacatacaaagttaaaaagtcaAGTTTGTGTTTTATCCGTGGGATTAAACCTTACTCTCTGTAGAATGAGCTGGTTGTGAATTTTAGTGCAGCGATGCAAATGGTGAAGCTGTGACATTTAAGATTGTGAGTGTAGGCATTACACATTGTTAAGCTACAGCATTTACAAAGGTTTTGGGATGTGTCAATCTCGCTGCACTATTATCTATTCGGTAGGTATCACAGCTCCAAAAAGGGAACGGTATTAATAAAGGAAATAAAATAGTTATTCTGCCTAGAAAGTTCCACCCAAAAGACCACAGCATCAAACTGATTTTAGTAACCAGTAAATTAGATCCCAAAACAAACCTGACTCCTGCAGTTGAAGGTATGATTAACAACAATCAAATCTAATGGCTTTCAGGAAGGGTCAGCAATTAGTTGTTGTGTATTTCCAGGAACACTcaggttttgttttaaaatgtttgacTACTCTTGTCGTAAGGCACAAAGTAGCCGACCTCTCCTagtgaaattgtgagacttgAATATAGTCTCATTCTGAACTAGAAAACAGTGCACAACAGGGTCAACAAAGGGCAGATGGGAGTGCAGGATGGAAGTGAAGTTCTATCCACCAAGGAAGATGAAAAAGCCCCAAAAAATTAAACCATTGTCTGTCAAAATTAACAACATGAACGGCAATTTCAGAGGGGACTTTTTTAGGAAATATATTAAATTAAGGTTCACCTGCCTGTTCAGGGATAAAAGATCACATGGCTCAAAttgaaaaaaagagaacagacaTTCTCCCAGTATCCCACAACAACCTCAACGTTTCTCAGTTACAGTGAATCCATAAAgtgctgaatctgtggaattcccaaCAAAGGGAATCCCAACCCACAAGACCACCCAGAAGATTTGACTCTACTTTGGGATTGTTGTGGAAGAATCACTCAATATTCTGTAGGATTTTACATGCAGATCCTGGCCTAGATACAGCTATCGTGTCGCACTTGTATGTCAGAATAATCATGATTTTCAGGACCAAACTTTTAAAAACATATATTGATCACTAAAGGTTCGAAGTACGGTAATTGAAATGTGACTGTTAATCAACCAATGGTCAGCAGGGGGAGTACTAAAGCAACATTCACAGAATTTCACAGACGAGATCCTGATCCAATATAATGAAACTCAGGGCTATAaattgttggaaatctgaaacaaaaacagaagttgctagaaaaactcagtcGGTCTCACTGTATCTGTCAGGGGAAAACcctctgctgaggttttccagcaatttctgtttttgcttcagatccTGATCCACTTCCGTGTAATCTTTCCCCAACTCCATTCTTTCCCTCCTCTGACCGGGCATAGTTTCACAAGTGCCAGCTGCTCCTGGTATGTTGTCCATATGGCCATTCCTAATGGGCGAGTCCTGGAGCTGGAGGAAGGAAAGCAAAGTTAACTGCCCCTTTGCTGTTTCAAGTGTGAGCTGGTAATTTAGGGAGGAGCTGGTGTCGCGGTAATGTTGTTGGACATATAATCCAGAATCCTAAACTAATGTCCAAGGGAGGTGGGCTCAGTCACAGCAGATATTTGAGTTGAATGAAATGATctgtaggttttttttaaaactagcCCAATGGCAATCACATAACCAGAGTCAGTTGGTTggtaaaaactcatctggttccctAATACTATTTAGGGAATGGAAAtaggccatccttacctggtctggcctatgtgtgattcctgacccacagcaatgtggttgactcttaactgtcctcttggcaattagggatgggcaataattgctaccccagccagcaatacccacatcctaCAAACAGGTTTAAAAAAACTGTGTCCACTGGTTATATTCACCCAGGCTGTTCCATTTATAAAGCAGTTCACTGGGCACATACCGCCTGAATTTAATGGGTCAATCTACAGGAAGTATTCAATTTCGAGCCATATAACTGCAAGTTGATCTTCTGTATTTTAaacattggagagagtgaggattgcagatgctgaagatcacagtcaaaaggtgtgatgctggaaaagcacagccagtcaggcagcattcgaggagtaggagagtcgacattttgagcattagctcttcctgatgaagagcttacgctcgaaacgttgactctcccgctcctcggatgctgcctgaccagctgtgcttttccaacaccacaccttttgactctgtaATTTAAACATTGTCACTTATGTAACGAAACCAAATGAAAATCATGAGACATATTCCATCTGTTGAGATTGGTTAACAGTGCCCGTGGCTTGCCTACATCAATGTCTAATTACCAAGTGGTTTTGTTCCGTCATTTTCAAGATTGTACACAGTGTTACAAATGACAAAAGACAATGTGCAAAATGATGCATTATGTCCAGTCAGTTAAAACAGTGTTTTGTTGCTTTCTCGTCCTCAGGGAAGATCTTTGTCCACTGTGCTTTTGGATACAGCAGGTCAGCCTCCTTAGTACTGGCCTACCTAATGATTTATCATCACCTTTCTCTGCTCGATGCAGTGAAAACAGTAGCTTCTCGACGACAGATATTTCCCAATCGAGGTTTTTTAAAGCAGTTATGGAGGTTCGACATAAAATTACAGCAAGAAAGAAATGTTTGAGTTTTTTCCATCTATTGAAACCGAAATGTGGCTTTTTTGATAATGATAATATTTATCAATATCTTTGTACAGTATGGTTCACGCTCACTATTATAACCCTGATTTGTGCACCAGCAGCTAGAAGAGTTTGAAATCACACCACATTATCGGCAAAGATACCACAATTAGATTCTTATCTCAGTCAAAATGAACTTGTAACTGATTTGTAAATGTTTCTGCTTTTTATTTCATCACTACCTGAGCAACACAACACAAAATGGCCTGTGTCAACATCAATTTTGCAGCATTATCATATCCAAGACCTTTTAGTTATACAGGCCCCCATCATAAACTGATTCTTTAATATTCTATTTGAATGTAATCAGCGATTTTCTATTGCTTTtcaaaaaaagataaataaatatTCAACTTATCATATGGACTGTCACATTCTATTTGGGATATTGCCATTCATAGTAATGAAGCTAGGTTACTTGGTGAATGTTTTATGTGTTTAATCCAGTGGCTCAATTTCACAATGGTTTGTTGTCACCTTGTGATTCAAACCATTTGTTTTAATTAAGACCTTTCTTTAAGGCTCAGACACTGACCTAATGACCTAAAGTCTTTGAGGGTTGACTTGAAAGCTTGTGGGCGCAACATTCATCTTAAAGACTCAAGCACTTCACCTATTCCTTCCCTGTAATTAATTAAACATTTAATTTTCAGTTGAAAATAAAAGATCTTGTGGCCCTATCAAAGAGGGCAGAGGAGTTTCACTGATGGGCAACATTTATCcctcggtaaaaacaaggactgcagatacacATTTATCCCTCACCTAATGACATAGTCCATGTATCTCATAGCTGTTTGTCGGGATCTTTGGGTGCAAATTCATTGACGTGTTTGTCTATATATGTGATAGTGACTGGACTTCCAAAGTGATTCATTGCTTTGAAGCCCATTCTGAGAAAAGGAAGTGGGGGGGAGCCTGGATGGGCCGTTTGCTCTCCCAGGAGCTGGGACACTATTACCATTTTAGGCCACAGCTGAGCCCTGATCCTCTTTTATTTGGGTTTTGTTTTCTGCCAATTTTTAAATGGACCAGACCAACCGATCCACGTCAGGTGCCATATGACTTGCCCTTCATctctccctagaacatcttgacaccaagaacagccaTGTTGAAGGCTGACTACAGTTCAgacttcaacactattatcccatcgagactgattactaaacttagagatctcagactaagccccactgtatgcaactggatcctcagtttcctgacccacaggccacaatcagggaagattggggacaatatttcatcctcactaacactcaacactggagcaccctagggggtgcatactcagccccaaCTGTACTCACTGTGCACCCATGACTgggtcaccaaataccagactaatgccatttacaagttcgctgatgacaccaccatagtcggttgaatctccaatggtgatgaaacagactacagacaggaggtggaagagcTGGAAAAACGCTGTACAGAGAGCAACCTAGTTCTCAaagccggcaaaaccaaggaactcattattgactttcggcgggatgttactcatgccctccctacacattaacagcacagaggtgaaacgagtggagagtgtcaagctcctgggaatggttattcacaacaagctttcttggattctTCATGTGAACACACTggctacaaaggcccaacaatgtctcgtCTTCTTCAGGCacctgaggaaatttggcatgatggcaaatacacttgccaacttttattaaTGCGTCTTCGAGAGCATTCtttctggatgtatcactacctatggcaactgtaccactcAAGATGAGACGGttatggagagtggtgaactcggcccagacaatcgcaaaggccaacctcccatctatagaatctatctaccaggcccgctgtcaaggaaaggccaccagcattctcaaagatccatcctaccctggcaatgtttttctacaacctctaccattggagtttgcacattctccctgtgtctgtgtgcatttcctccgggtgctctggtttcctcctgcagtccaaagatgtgcaagttaggtgaattggccttgctaaattgcctatagtgctaAGTACATTtgacagagggaaatgggtctgggtaggttactcttcagagggtcggtatggattggttggccaaagggcctgtttccacactgtagggaatctaatctaatctaatctaatcaattctaatctaatcagggagaaggtacagaagcctgaacacacgcaccagctggtttcgtaacagtttctaccctactgttgttagaatactgaatgtacccacaaactcttaacattcacctgtacctgtgtttttgtctttgccactgtttacttattatttacttatctatactacttaactctgtgatttgcctgtattgctcgcaagacaaagctttttgctgtgcctcagtacacgtgacaataaattaaattaaattcaaaTGGTTCTGCCACTATAGGTGCTCAGAATCTCTTTGTCTTCAGTTAAGACTTGAAACAAGTCCTTGGGTGGATTCATAAGATCCTGTGGCACTCATTCCACTAAAGAGTAGTGTGGAGTTCTGGTGCATATTTATTCTTCAACGAATATGactaaaaacaaaaattaaagagTTTGAAAACACATTGAAATGCATGATACTTCCTCCATTGATGTATTTTGAATTGGAGACAGCCATTCCAATTAAGCTATTGCCATCAAAGACAAACTCAGTTCCTGTTGAAGTATTGTTAAAGTGGCTGTACAGATAATCTAACATCTGCACACATCAGCAATTCCTCTACCACTATCTAGCAGAGCAGAGATTGAGAATAAAGGattttcctttattcttccaaGAAATGTGAATGTCATAGGCAAGACCAGCATTATGTGCCCTTTGCTAatagctgagtggcttgctagaccaTATCTGGAGGCAGTTTAATAGTTACCTATGTTGCCCACacataggctagaccaggtaaggatgccaGATTAGTGAACTAAATAAAAATctaaagaactgtgaatgctgaaaatcagaaacaggaacagaagttgctggaaaaactcagcaggtctggcagcatctgtgcagagaaatcaaagttaatgttttgtctGGTGACTTTTCCTCAGAACTAGGATAATGTTGGTTTACATGcaaaagatagggtgggggagggggtaaggagtgaaTGATTGGTAGAGAttgagccc
The nucleotide sequence above comes from Chiloscyllium punctatum isolate Juve2018m chromosome 13, sChiPun1.3, whole genome shotgun sequence. Encoded proteins:
- the LOC140484673 gene encoding dual specificity protein phosphatase 13A-like, with protein sequence MSKEATQSSGNPNFSINSSANANTPTVMELEEILRQNRVPLSRIDEVWPNLYIGDMTIAHDRFRLWKLGITHVLNTAHKMVASSGCQDFYGTSMDYYGIAAHDVPNFDIAAYFYSASDYIHKALDILGGKIFVHCAFGYSRSASLVLAYLMIYHHLSLLDAVKTVASRRQIFPNRGFLKQLWRFDIKLQQERNV